From a single Rhodococcus qingshengii JCM 15477 genomic region:
- a CDS encoding M18 family aminopeptidase: protein MTSQTSRTARAGAASPTGADADGLCSFVDSSPSPFHVCATVATELTAGGFVEVHETQSWPAEPGRYFLMRGGSLIAWSTEGVGSTAPFRIVGGHTDSPNLRVKQHPDLTSAGWQMVGLEPYGGAWLNSWLDRDLGISGRLSVRVGNTVEQKLVRIDDPILRVPQLAIHLSEDRKGVTLDPQRHVNGIWGVGSKPKSFIGFVAERAGVAASSVLGWELMTHDLAPSAVVGVDKELVSAPRLDNQGTCYAGTQALLAAAESPGQQVPVLALFDHEEVGSMSDRGAFSDLLNTVLERIVLGRGGGREEFLQAMAGSVCASGDMAHATHPNYPDRHEPAHRIEINGGPVLKVNQNLRYATDAAGAGEFALACDQAGVPMQRYVHRADLPCGSTIGPITASRTGLSTVDVGAPQLAMHSARELMGAADVRMYADALGAFLTPRS from the coding sequence ATGACTTCTCAGACTTCTCGGACGGCTCGGGCCGGGGCGGCTTCTCCGACCGGGGCCGACGCAGACGGCTTGTGCAGCTTCGTCGATTCGTCACCGTCGCCGTTCCATGTGTGCGCGACGGTGGCGACCGAGCTGACGGCCGGCGGGTTCGTCGAAGTCCACGAAACGCAGTCGTGGCCAGCCGAGCCCGGACGGTACTTCCTCATGCGAGGCGGTTCGCTGATCGCCTGGAGCACCGAGGGCGTGGGAAGTACCGCTCCGTTCCGGATTGTCGGAGGTCATACCGACAGCCCCAACCTGCGGGTCAAACAGCATCCCGACCTCACTTCGGCCGGGTGGCAGATGGTGGGCCTCGAACCGTATGGCGGTGCGTGGCTGAACTCCTGGCTCGACCGCGATCTCGGTATCTCCGGACGATTGAGTGTCCGGGTGGGAAACACTGTGGAGCAGAAGCTGGTTCGCATCGACGACCCGATTCTTCGTGTTCCGCAGCTGGCTATCCACCTGTCCGAAGATCGCAAGGGTGTGACGCTGGATCCGCAGAGGCACGTCAACGGAATCTGGGGCGTGGGTTCGAAGCCCAAGTCGTTCATCGGCTTTGTCGCCGAGCGTGCGGGTGTAGCCGCGTCGTCGGTTCTCGGCTGGGAATTGATGACACACGACCTTGCGCCCAGCGCAGTCGTGGGGGTGGACAAGGAATTGGTCAGCGCCCCCAGGCTCGACAATCAGGGCACGTGTTATGCAGGGACACAAGCACTTTTGGCCGCGGCTGAGTCGCCCGGTCAGCAGGTCCCAGTGCTTGCTCTCTTCGATCATGAAGAGGTCGGCAGCATGTCCGATCGCGGAGCTTTCTCGGACCTGCTGAACACCGTGCTCGAGCGGATCGTGTTGGGACGCGGTGGTGGCCGCGAAGAATTCCTGCAGGCGATGGCCGGCTCGGTATGCGCGTCGGGCGACATGGCACACGCGACGCACCCCAATTACCCGGACCGCCACGAGCCCGCTCATCGGATCGAGATCAACGGTGGGCCGGTACTCAAGGTGAACCAGAACCTGCGCTACGCCACCGATGCGGCCGGTGCCGGCGAATTCGCGCTCGCGTGCGATCAGGCGGGAGTGCCGATGCAGCGCTACGTCCACCGCGCTGATCTGCCGTGCGGCTCCACCATCGGACCGATCACGGCATCACGCACCGGACTGTCCACCGTCGACGTCGGCGCGCCTCAGCTCGCGATGCACTCTGCCCGCGAGCTGATGGGCGCGGCAGATGTCCGCATGTATGCCGACGCGCTCGGTGCGTTCCTCACGCCGCGTAGTTAG
- a CDS encoding VOC family protein, with product MTLTLGMITFDSLDPGPLATWWAAQLGGNIVEENDGWFYIVAVPDSATNFAFQKVPDPTAGKNRIHLDLGSPDLDAEVARLVEAGATEHHRENMDGFRWVTLLDPDGNQFCVSGPHA from the coding sequence ATGACTCTCACACTCGGCATGATCACCTTCGACAGTCTCGATCCCGGTCCGCTCGCAACGTGGTGGGCAGCGCAGTTGGGCGGAAACATCGTCGAGGAAAACGACGGTTGGTTCTACATCGTCGCGGTCCCTGACAGCGCCACCAACTTCGCATTCCAGAAGGTCCCGGATCCCACCGCCGGCAAGAATCGCATCCATCTCGATTTGGGGAGTCCGGATCTCGACGCCGAGGTGGCGCGGCTCGTCGAGGCCGGAGCTACCGAGCACCACCGCGAGAACATGGACGGTTTCCGCTGGGTGACGCTCCTCGATCCTGATGGGAATCAGTTCTGCGTATCCGGTCCTCACGCCTGA
- a CDS encoding CatB-related O-acetyltransferase: MAGQPRVVLLRPLIDNPLIEVGEYTYYDDPEFAEEFETRNVLHHYGPDKLVIGKFCALATGVTFIMNGANHRMNGVSTYPFPIMGGDWARHMDLVQDLPSRGDTVVGNDVWFGGNVTVMPGVRIGHGAIVSTGAVVTRDVPDYAIVGGNPATEIKRRFSAEDIEKLVRIAWWDWPIEKITRHVRVISDGSVAELEAVE; the protein is encoded by the coding sequence ATGGCCGGGCAACCGCGTGTGGTGTTGCTGAGGCCGTTGATCGACAACCCGTTGATCGAGGTAGGGGAGTACACCTACTACGATGATCCGGAGTTCGCCGAAGAGTTCGAGACTCGAAACGTGTTGCATCACTACGGTCCCGACAAACTGGTGATCGGAAAGTTCTGCGCCCTGGCCACCGGTGTCACCTTCATCATGAACGGCGCGAACCATCGTATGAACGGTGTCTCCACCTACCCGTTTCCGATCATGGGCGGTGATTGGGCCAGGCACATGGATTTGGTGCAGGATCTGCCGTCACGCGGTGACACCGTCGTCGGGAACGACGTGTGGTTCGGCGGGAACGTGACAGTCATGCCCGGTGTCCGGATCGGTCACGGGGCGATCGTGTCCACTGGCGCCGTCGTAACGCGCGACGTCCCGGACTACGCAATTGTCGGCGGCAACCCGGCAACGGAGATCAAGCGCCGCTTCAGTGCCGAAGACATCGAGAAGTTGGTGCGAATTGCATGGTGGGACTGGCCGATCGAGAAGATCACCCGCCACGTCCGGGTGATCTCGGACGGGAGTGTCGCGGAACTCGAAGCGGTCGAGTGA
- a CDS encoding acyl-CoA dehydrogenase family protein, giving the protein MYEWSDTDLMFRDALRGFIDKEVRPHVDELESGALPPFDIIRKLYSTFGLADMAREGLEKSLARERGDAPSGDGEKSSAFSGAGSMGVVLNSELAGVSLGLVASLGVSLGLAAGTIRSRGTLAQKERWLPGLVTFETVGAWAITEPDSGSDAFGGMKSYVRRDGDDYILNGNKTFITNGPYADVMIVYAKLDEGDASVDRRDRKVLAFILDKGMEGLTQSPPFKKMGMNSSPTGELFFDNVRITKDRLLGETEDSGKSDGKSSAKESFAAERIGIASLSLGIINECHRLSIEYAKSRKLWGREIGQFQLIQLKLAEMEVARINVQNMVFNAIERTAAGDKVSLAEASAMKLYSSRAATEVAMEAVQLFGGNGYMAEYRVEQLARDAKSLMIYAGSNEIQVTHIAKGLLG; this is encoded by the coding sequence ATGTACGAGTGGTCCGACACCGACCTGATGTTCCGCGACGCCTTGCGGGGCTTTATCGACAAAGAGGTGCGACCTCACGTCGACGAGCTCGAAAGCGGTGCGCTGCCGCCGTTCGACATCATTCGCAAGCTGTACTCGACCTTCGGTCTGGCGGACATGGCACGCGAGGGCCTCGAGAAGTCGCTGGCACGCGAGCGCGGCGATGCGCCCTCCGGTGACGGTGAGAAGTCGAGCGCCTTCAGCGGCGCCGGCAGCATGGGCGTCGTGCTCAACAGCGAATTGGCCGGAGTCAGCCTCGGCCTGGTCGCATCGTTGGGTGTCAGCCTCGGATTGGCCGCCGGAACTATCCGCAGCCGCGGCACACTCGCGCAGAAGGAACGCTGGCTCCCCGGCCTGGTGACATTCGAGACCGTCGGCGCCTGGGCGATCACCGAACCGGACTCCGGCTCGGATGCCTTCGGCGGCATGAAGTCCTACGTACGCCGCGACGGCGACGACTACATTCTCAACGGCAACAAGACCTTCATCACCAACGGTCCGTACGCCGACGTGATGATCGTGTACGCAAAGCTCGACGAGGGCGATGCGTCGGTTGATCGTCGCGATCGCAAGGTGCTCGCCTTCATCCTCGACAAGGGCATGGAGGGTCTCACCCAGAGCCCGCCGTTCAAGAAGATGGGCATGAACTCCTCACCCACAGGTGAGCTGTTCTTCGACAACGTCCGCATCACCAAGGACCGTCTGCTCGGCGAGACCGAGGACAGCGGAAAGTCGGACGGCAAATCCAGCGCCAAGGAGAGCTTTGCCGCCGAACGCATCGGCATCGCGTCCCTGTCTCTCGGCATCATCAACGAATGCCACCGTCTGAGTATCGAATACGCGAAGTCCCGCAAACTGTGGGGACGCGAGATCGGGCAGTTCCAGCTCATCCAGCTCAAGCTCGCCGAGATGGAGGTCGCTCGAATCAACGTGCAGAACATGGTCTTCAATGCGATCGAGCGCACCGCAGCCGGAGACAAAGTGAGCCTGGCGGAGGCGTCGGCGATGAAGCTGTACTCCTCGCGCGCAGCGACCGAGGTCGCGATGGAAGCCGTGCAGCTGTTCGGTGGAAACGGCTACATGGCCGAGTACCGAGTCGAGCAGTTGGCGCGTGATGCCAAGTCGCTCATGATCTATGCGGGCAGCAACGAAATTCAGGTCACCCATATCGCCAAGGGCCTCCTGGGCTGA
- a CDS encoding alpha/beta hydrolase, which translates to MDWLYRISLISGPLPVILTVLGVLGGVWLLGSNVRWYYRRAVPIAGLIALVIMIAVWITVEKVIVPFPDPIEMSIYVWIGLGIYALLLLGPRIKAGGTVAKALLSVIATVLVVITAATQINLVFAAYPTVGIAFGHDDFDRISLSEVPGPTDPVVTGDPTDTVWKAPEGMPIRGRVTTLPVPGTISGFSARDAQVYLPPSYFTNPRPLLPVLVLMAGQPGKPEDWLQGGKLTATMDAFARDHEGLAPVVVIADGTGSQMANPLCTDSSQGKVGTYLAKDLPAAVANAFQIDTNPRAWAIGGLSYGGTCSLQMATNYPEVYPTFLDLSGQLEPSLGDRQRTVDEIFGGDEAAFVKVNPMDLLATRKFPNSGGVFVVGTDDNEFKPGQQKVYEAAKAAGMDARYLELPGGHSFSVWSAGVEQELTWISQRMGLIS; encoded by the coding sequence GTGGACTGGCTCTACCGAATCAGTTTGATCTCGGGACCGCTGCCGGTGATCCTGACTGTCCTTGGGGTCCTGGGTGGCGTGTGGCTGCTCGGTTCGAACGTGCGCTGGTACTACCGCAGAGCGGTGCCGATCGCGGGGCTGATTGCGCTGGTGATCATGATCGCCGTGTGGATCACCGTCGAAAAGGTGATCGTGCCGTTCCCCGATCCCATCGAGATGTCGATCTACGTGTGGATCGGTCTCGGTATCTACGCGCTGCTACTTCTCGGGCCGCGAATCAAGGCGGGCGGAACCGTCGCGAAAGCGCTCCTGTCCGTGATCGCGACGGTTCTGGTCGTCATCACTGCCGCGACGCAGATCAATCTGGTTTTCGCCGCGTATCCGACTGTGGGAATTGCGTTCGGACACGACGATTTCGACCGCATCTCACTCAGTGAAGTTCCCGGTCCGACCGATCCTGTTGTCACCGGCGATCCCACCGACACTGTGTGGAAAGCGCCGGAGGGCATGCCGATTCGCGGACGGGTCACGACTTTGCCTGTCCCCGGGACGATTTCAGGATTCTCCGCGCGCGACGCGCAGGTGTATCTGCCGCCGTCGTACTTCACCAATCCGCGTCCGCTTCTTCCCGTGCTCGTGCTCATGGCAGGTCAGCCTGGCAAGCCCGAGGACTGGCTCCAGGGCGGAAAGCTGACCGCGACAATGGATGCCTTTGCACGAGATCACGAGGGGTTGGCTCCAGTCGTCGTGATAGCCGATGGAACAGGGTCGCAGATGGCCAATCCGCTGTGCACCGACTCGTCACAGGGCAAGGTCGGCACGTATCTGGCAAAGGACTTGCCCGCTGCGGTGGCGAATGCGTTCCAGATCGACACGAATCCGCGAGCGTGGGCAATCGGCGGGCTCTCCTACGGTGGCACCTGCTCACTGCAGATGGCGACCAATTACCCCGAGGTGTACCCGACATTCCTCGATCTGTCCGGTCAATTGGAGCCTTCGCTCGGTGACCGACAGCGAACCGTCGACGAGATATTCGGCGGCGACGAAGCGGCGTTCGTGAAGGTGAATCCGATGGACCTGCTGGCGACTCGGAAGTTCCCGAACTCGGGCGGAGTGTTCGTCGTCGGAACAGATGACAATGAGTTCAAGCCCGGTCAGCAAAAGGTGTACGAAGCGGCCAAAGCGGCCGGAATGGACGCCAGGTATCTCGAGCTTCCCGGTGGTCACAGCTTTTCGGTGTGGTCGGCCGGCGTCGAGCAGGAGCTGACGTGGATCTCGCAGCGAATGGGACTGATCAGCTGA
- a CDS encoding phosphoribosylanthranilate isomerase gives MTFIKVCGLRDVDTVDLTVGLGVDAIGFVFAESVRKVDPTLAVALLARVPDHIRAIGVFLGNPIGQILEIAKITGLRTVQVHDLVDAEQVQRLHDAGLTVIRAVVSSNIRDGYNLDLGEDELLIDGADAGSGVPWNWAQQQSRPQGKWILAGGLSPDNVRDALDATGAWGVDVSSGVESSRGVKDHALIEKFVSAVRQTDHSK, from the coding sequence GTGACATTCATCAAGGTCTGTGGCCTACGCGACGTTGACACGGTCGACCTCACGGTGGGCCTGGGCGTCGACGCCATCGGTTTCGTCTTCGCCGAGAGCGTCCGCAAAGTCGACCCCACACTCGCAGTCGCTCTGCTCGCGCGAGTTCCCGATCACATCCGTGCAATCGGAGTCTTTCTCGGCAACCCGATCGGACAGATCCTCGAGATCGCGAAGATCACCGGGCTTCGCACCGTACAGGTTCACGATCTTGTCGACGCCGAGCAAGTGCAGCGGCTGCACGATGCCGGCCTCACCGTCATCCGCGCGGTCGTCTCCAGCAACATCCGCGACGGTTACAATCTCGACCTCGGCGAGGACGAACTCCTGATCGACGGCGCAGACGCCGGATCAGGGGTGCCGTGGAACTGGGCCCAACAGCAATCGCGCCCGCAAGGCAAGTGGATCCTGGCGGGCGGACTGTCCCCGGACAACGTTCGCGACGCACTCGATGCCACCGGAGCCTGGGGCGTCGACGTCTCCAGCGGCGTCGAATCCTCCCGCGGCGTCAAGGACCACGCGTTGATCGAGAAGTTCGTGAGCGCTGTCCGCCAGACCGATCACTCGAAATAG
- a CDS encoding SDR family oxidoreductase, with amino-acid sequence MSDKRGTVLITGVGRSKSIGAGLALGLAEDGWDLAIGYWEPYDERVGFGRGAHDPQDIAEKCRALGSRVDLVPGDLASPDVADQLVDAAAARNDLRGLVLSHCESVDSSILDTTVESWERHFAVNTRASWLLIKAFAERLPEQRDVSQVAGRIIALTSDHAAHNLPYGASKGALDRIVIAAAVELGSRGIRANVVNPGPIDTGWMTPEIRQATTLQTPAGRLGTPGDTANLVRFLMSDAGGWITGQLLHSNGGFSTN; translated from the coding sequence GTGTCTGACAAGCGCGGGACCGTATTGATCACCGGTGTCGGTCGGAGCAAGTCGATCGGAGCGGGCCTCGCATTGGGCCTTGCCGAGGATGGTTGGGATCTGGCTATCGGCTACTGGGAGCCTTACGACGAACGCGTCGGGTTCGGGCGCGGAGCGCACGATCCGCAAGACATTGCCGAGAAGTGTCGCGCACTCGGAAGCCGTGTCGACCTCGTTCCCGGAGATCTGGCCTCGCCCGACGTGGCCGATCAGCTCGTTGACGCTGCCGCAGCGCGGAACGACCTCCGTGGGCTGGTGCTCTCACATTGCGAAAGCGTCGACAGCTCGATCCTCGATACCACCGTCGAGAGCTGGGAACGACATTTCGCCGTCAACACTCGCGCCTCCTGGCTGCTGATCAAAGCGTTCGCTGAACGGCTTCCGGAACAGCGCGACGTCAGTCAGGTGGCCGGGCGGATCATCGCACTCACCAGCGACCATGCGGCCCACAATCTTCCGTACGGGGCCAGCAAGGGCGCTCTCGACCGCATCGTCATCGCCGCCGCAGTCGAACTTGGATCACGCGGCATACGAGCCAACGTCGTCAACCCAGGACCTATCGACACAGGATGGATGACACCCGAGATCAGACAGGCCACAACCCTCCAGACTCCTGCCGGCCGGCTGGGTACTCCCGGCGACACTGCAAACCTCGTTCGGTTTCTGATGTCCGACGCCGGAGGCTGGATTACGGGACAACTCCTTCACTCCAACGGCGGATTCAGTACGAACTGA
- a CDS encoding nuclear transport factor 2 family protein, with protein sequence MSTELTLEPKVEAALKLWHTMIETGDLSALPTIVAPDAQFRSPTGFKPYQSADAVVLILDTVIQVFENFEYHRQFAGANGRQVVLEFSANIGDKSLKGIDMVEFDEDGKIVDFEVMVRPASGLAALAAEMGKRLGQTLPTYKA encoded by the coding sequence ATGAGCACGGAATTGACGCTCGAACCGAAAGTCGAAGCTGCACTGAAGTTGTGGCACACCATGATCGAAACCGGCGATCTGTCGGCGCTACCGACGATCGTCGCGCCCGACGCGCAGTTCCGATCGCCCACGGGATTCAAGCCGTACCAGTCCGCGGATGCCGTTGTGCTCATTCTCGATACGGTGATCCAGGTGTTCGAGAACTTCGAGTACCACCGTCAGTTCGCCGGAGCCAACGGTCGGCAGGTCGTGCTCGAATTCAGTGCGAACATCGGCGACAAGAGTCTCAAGGGAATCGACATGGTCGAATTCGACGAGGACGGCAAGATCGTCGATTTCGAGGTCATGGTGCGTCCGGCCAGCGGGCTCGCGGCTTTGGCTGCCGAAATGGGTAAGAGGCTCGGGCAGACGCTACCGACCTACAAAGCCTGA
- a CDS encoding alpha/beta fold hydrolase — protein sequence MSNVVEDAPGWFTRALAAPVETGSVEVEGASVHFRAWGPAGPGIVLIHGGAAHSRWWDHIAPQFAEGRRVVALDLTGHGDSHTRDAYAMSQWAREVLAAAEAGGIDGKPILVGHSMGGIVSFVASHLHGELLDGVVIIDSPLKARTPEEEAARRQNAFGPKKVYPTREDAMGRFRFVPPQDSGLAAVRDHVAATSMEEVEGGWSWKFDPNFFLRVGAEDVLDSEPRCRAAYFRAENGIVSDRLMEHMRGLFGPEAIVAEIPEAGHHVMIDQPLQLVTGVRTVLSAWSVASQVPVEQAAGNVEGRVEA from the coding sequence ATGAGCAATGTGGTCGAAGACGCGCCTGGTTGGTTCACTCGGGCGTTGGCAGCGCCGGTCGAGACGGGGTCGGTGGAGGTCGAGGGTGCCTCGGTGCACTTTCGGGCTTGGGGGCCGGCGGGGCCGGGAATCGTGCTGATTCACGGCGGCGCCGCCCACAGTCGCTGGTGGGATCACATTGCGCCGCAGTTCGCCGAGGGGCGCCGCGTCGTCGCTCTCGACTTGACGGGCCACGGCGACAGTCACACTCGCGACGCCTACGCGATGTCCCAGTGGGCTCGCGAGGTGCTGGCGGCGGCCGAGGCAGGGGGAATCGACGGCAAGCCGATTCTGGTGGGGCACAGTATGGGTGGGATTGTTTCTTTCGTGGCCTCGCATCTGCATGGCGAACTGTTGGACGGGGTTGTCATCATCGATTCTCCGCTCAAGGCGCGTACGCCCGAAGAGGAGGCAGCTCGACGCCAGAATGCGTTCGGCCCCAAGAAGGTTTATCCCACCAGGGAAGACGCGATGGGCCGGTTCCGCTTCGTTCCGCCGCAGGATTCGGGTCTGGCTGCGGTGCGTGACCATGTGGCGGCCACGTCGATGGAGGAAGTCGAGGGCGGTTGGTCCTGGAAGTTCGATCCGAATTTCTTTCTCCGAGTAGGCGCCGAAGATGTTCTCGACAGTGAACCACGTTGCCGCGCAGCCTATTTCCGAGCCGAGAACGGTATCGTGTCCGATCGACTCATGGAGCACATGCGCGGATTGTTCGGGCCGGAGGCCATCGTGGCGGAGATTCCCGAAGCCGGACATCACGTCATGATCGATCAGCCGTTGCAACTCGTGACCGGGGTGCGAACTGTGTTGAGTGCGTGGTCCGTCGCAAGTCAAGTGCCGGTAGAACAAGCGGCAGGTAACGTCGAGGGAAGGGTAGAAGCATGA
- a CDS encoding NADP-dependent oxidoreductase — MTNRQVRLAARPTGLPDASTWEYVDAEIPSAGPGEFVVKVEYLSLDPAMRGWLNDVKSYVPPVKLGSVMRAHGVGRITESQHPDYQVGDIVAGSFGASEYGVSDGTDVTRVDESIAPLPTWLGALGFPGVTAYFGLLDVGKLKDGDTVVVSGAAGAVGSLVGQIAKLHGCKVIGIAGGPEKCAWLTEDLGFDVAIDYKNESVYKALKSNAPDGIDVYFDNVGGEILDAALSRLRLGARVVICGAIAGYNATEPQPGPAHYLSLLVNRATMAGFVVFDYLDRYAEAQEQIGKWIESGELTAREHVVDGGIDEFGNSLNLLFAGANTGKLVLKVS; from the coding sequence ATGACCAACCGCCAAGTACGCCTCGCCGCCCGCCCGACAGGACTTCCCGACGCTTCCACCTGGGAATACGTCGATGCCGAGATCCCGTCCGCCGGACCGGGCGAGTTTGTCGTCAAGGTCGAATACCTCTCCCTCGACCCCGCGATGCGCGGTTGGCTCAACGACGTCAAGTCGTACGTTCCGCCGGTCAAGCTCGGTTCCGTCATGCGCGCCCACGGCGTCGGACGCATCACCGAATCACAGCACCCCGATTACCAGGTCGGGGACATCGTGGCCGGATCCTTCGGCGCTTCCGAGTACGGCGTTTCCGACGGTACAGACGTCACTCGGGTCGACGAATCGATCGCTCCCCTACCGACCTGGCTCGGCGCTCTCGGTTTCCCCGGCGTCACTGCGTATTTCGGATTACTCGACGTCGGAAAGCTGAAAGACGGTGACACCGTCGTCGTGTCCGGTGCCGCGGGTGCGGTCGGCAGTCTGGTCGGCCAGATCGCAAAGCTTCACGGATGCAAGGTCATCGGCATCGCCGGCGGTCCGGAGAAGTGCGCGTGGCTCACCGAGGACCTCGGCTTCGATGTCGCCATCGACTACAAGAACGAATCCGTATACAAGGCGCTCAAGTCCAACGCTCCCGACGGTATCGACGTGTACTTCGACAACGTCGGCGGAGAAATTCTCGACGCCGCTCTCTCCCGTCTGCGCCTCGGCGCTCGGGTGGTCATCTGCGGCGCCATCGCGGGCTACAACGCCACCGAACCTCAGCCAGGCCCTGCTCACTACCTGTCACTTCTCGTCAACCGCGCCACGATGGCCGGCTTCGTGGTCTTCGACTACCTCGACCGCTACGCAGAAGCACAAGAGCAGATCGGAAAGTGGATCGAGAGTGGCGAATTGACTGCTCGCGAGCACGTCGTCGACGGCGGTATCGACGAGTTCGGCAACAGCCTCAATCTTCTCTTCGCCGGAGCGAACACCGGAAAGCTGGTCCTGAAGGTCAGCTGA
- a CDS encoding CaiB/BaiF CoA transferase family protein, with the protein MTADAVGALDGLVIADFGRVLAGPYATMILADLGAEVVKIERPGVGDDTRSWGPPWVGDESSYFLSVNRNKKSVTLDLREREDLESARELVRNADVVVQNFLPGTMDRLGLGYDAVREMNPRAVYCSISGFGGNNSLPGYDLLIQAVGGLMSITGPDPKTPTKVGVAVVDVITGLHASVGILAALRHRDRTGEGQHVEVNLLSSLLSALANQSSGYVAAGVVPQAMGNRHPSIAPYEVFDTADRPLVLAVGNDRQFSSLTEVLGVSELAADARFASNSDRVAHREELFDAVTAALAKCSADSWFEALTERGVPCGPLNDIADAIALAERLNLDPVVSIDDPRRDAPTRQVANPIRMSGTPATYRSAPPRLGEDSVPTPSGVS; encoded by the coding sequence GTGACGGCAGACGCTGTCGGAGCGCTCGACGGGTTGGTGATCGCTGATTTCGGCCGCGTCCTCGCCGGTCCGTACGCCACGATGATTCTCGCCGACCTGGGTGCCGAGGTCGTCAAGATCGAGCGGCCGGGTGTCGGGGACGACACTCGCAGCTGGGGCCCACCGTGGGTGGGGGACGAGTCGAGCTACTTTCTGTCGGTGAACCGTAACAAGAAGTCGGTCACTCTGGACCTGCGCGAGCGCGAGGATCTGGAGAGTGCACGCGAGCTGGTTCGCAATGCGGACGTCGTGGTGCAGAACTTCCTGCCGGGAACGATGGACCGTCTGGGGCTGGGCTACGACGCTGTCCGAGAAATGAATCCGCGTGCGGTCTACTGCTCGATCAGCGGCTTCGGTGGCAACAACTCTCTGCCGGGATACGACCTGTTGATTCAGGCGGTCGGCGGATTGATGAGTATCACCGGACCCGATCCCAAGACTCCCACCAAGGTCGGTGTCGCGGTGGTCGACGTCATCACCGGCCTGCATGCCAGCGTGGGAATCCTTGCAGCGCTGCGCCATCGCGATCGCACAGGCGAAGGGCAGCACGTCGAGGTCAATCTGTTGTCCTCGTTGCTGTCCGCACTGGCCAACCAGTCGTCCGGCTACGTGGCCGCGGGCGTGGTGCCGCAGGCAATGGGCAACCGGCATCCGAGCATCGCACCATACGAGGTATTCGACACCGCGGACCGTCCGCTGGTCCTCGCGGTCGGCAATGATCGGCAATTCAGTTCGTTGACAGAGGTTCTCGGAGTTTCCGAACTTGCCGCTGATGCGCGTTTCGCGTCCAACAGCGACAGGGTTGCGCATCGAGAAGAACTGTTCGACGCCGTCACTGCTGCATTGGCCAAGTGCTCTGCGGACTCGTGGTTCGAGGCACTGACCGAGCGAGGTGTTCCGTGTGGGCCTCTCAACGACATCGCCGACGCGATAGCGCTGGCGGAACGGCTGAATCTCGATCCGGTGGTGTCCATCGACGATCCGCGTCGCGATGCACCGACTCGGCAGGTAGCCAATCCGATTCGGATGAGCGGTACGCCGGCAACCTATCGGTCGGCCCCGCCGCGGTTGGGTGAGGACAGCGTTCCCACTCCGTCCGGAGTCAGTTGA